The Montipora capricornis isolate CH-2021 chromosome 1, ASM3666992v2, whole genome shotgun sequence genome contains a region encoding:
- the LOC138055599 gene encoding uncharacterized protein, whose protein sequence is MNKRQVTLLVSLDLSAAFDTADHEILLRRLEYKFGIKHQAGTWFKSYLSNSSQRIVNGSAKSDSFDLKFGVPQGPCLGPTLFSLYTSELFDVIRHNLPTAHSYADDTGIYLAFNPNDGSDQDATIAAMEACLCDIRNWMINDKLIINDSKTEFMLIWTKAQLQETKSATLTIGESIISITKELRKVCFR, encoded by the coding sequence ATGAACAAACGGCAAGTCACATTGCTAGTTTCCCTAGATTTAAGCGCTGCTTTCGATACAGCAGACCATGAAATATTACTGCGGCGCCTGGAATACAAATTTGGAATTAAACATCAAGCAGGAACGTGGTTCAAATCCTATCTGTCGAATAGCTCCCAGCGTATTGTAAACGGCAGCGCAAAGTCAGACAGTTTTGATTTGAAGTTTGGTGTGCCGCAGGGCCCCTGTCTCGGCCCAACGCTGTTCTCGCTTTACACCAGTGAGCTATTTGATGTGATTAGACATAACCTTCCAACAGCGCACAGTTATGCCGATGATACCGGTATCTATCTGGCTTTCAATCCAAATGATGGTTCCGATCAAGACGCCACCATTGCAGCAATGGAAGCGTGCCTCTGTGACATCCGCAACTGGATGATCAATGATAAACTCATCATCAATGATTCCAAGACTGAGTTTATGCTCATTTGGACAAAGGCGCAGCTACAGGAAACTAAAAGCGCAACTCTAACTATTGGCGAATCCATCATCTCCATCACCAAGGAGTTGAGAAAAGTGTGTTTTCGTTGA
- the LOC138055614 gene encoding uncharacterized protein F54H12.2-like, with amino-acid sequence MASAHPLSAPGANSSLQLYDVPVTDVSIVSSKWIDYEPVQTGTNPIEFVIKPLADYIDINKTELRLVVKITKQDGSPTGDGKKYTLVNNALHSIIKQFTIKINETLVTEQSDTQAYNAYIKTLLNFTEQAKKSYLTKALYYKDTAGHMNEVDNTAESNEGLNRRATFTNNGAEVGLVGVPLCDVFNIDKLLLDGLEIKVKVDLNNDAFVLMAGETPNNCKLKVMSSTLRIRTVRVADSVKLEHVQIMQGHKGSAPLPAIYTLTRTPTQARIIPQGVLNHTETDLFHGFIPQCIIFGLVRNDAFNGNLARNPFNFELFDLQDIRMTVNGEEMPYSALDLTGGKKIDGYNTLFSGSGDMNCGHGLDIDRVDWENGYGLFRFDLTPAGSGHPDHLIPHRTGNVNLYLKFGTQTNSVLNLIVYAEFQNQLEIDRNRRVVYDLSQGS; translated from the coding sequence ATGGCATCAGCTCACCCTCTCTCAGCCCCTGGTGCGAATTCAAGTTTACAATTGTATGATGTACCTGTGACAGATGTATCGATTGTTAGCAGCAAATGGATCGATTACGAACCGGTTCAAACGGGAACTAACCCCATCGAGTTTGTCATCAAACCGTTAGCTGACTACATTGACATTAACAAGACAGAGCTGCGATTGGTAGTAAAGATTACCAAACAAGATGGATCGCCCACAGGGGATGGTAAGAAGTACACTCTGGTCAACAACGCCCTTCATTCCATCATCAAACAGTTTACCATCAAGATCAACGAAACGCTGGTAACAGAACAGTCAGACACTCAAGCATACAATGCTTACATCAAGACCTTATTGAACTTTACGGAACAGGCCAAGAAATCGTACTTAACCAAAGCTCTGTATTACAAAGACACTGCTGGACACATGAATGAAGTAGATAATACAGCAGAAAGTAATGAGGGTCTGAATAGAAGAGCCACATTTACTAACAACGGCGCAGAAGTTGGGTTGGTCGGAGTACCTCTTTGTGACGTGTTTAATATTGACAAGTTGTTGCTTGACGGTTTAGAGATCAAAGTCAAAGTGGATCTGAACAACGATGCTTTTGTTCTAATGGCTGGGGAGACTCCAAACAACTGCAAACTAAAGGTCATGTCTAGTACGCTTCGCATACGAACAGTGCGTGTTGCAGACAGTGTGAAACTAGAACATGTACAGATCATGCAAGGTCACAAAGGGAGCGCACCGCTACCAGCCATCTATACCCTAACCAGAACCCCTACGCAGGCAAGGATCATCCCTCAAGGAGTCTTAAATCACACTGAGACAGATTTATTCCACGGTTTCATTCCTCAGTGCATCATTTTTGGGCTCGTGCGAAACGATGCCTTCAACGGAAACCTTGCAAGAAATCCTTTCAACTTTGAGCTGTTTGACCTGCAAGACATTCGGATGACTGTGAATGGAGAAGAAATGCCTTATTCTGCGCTGGATCTGACGGGTGGAAAAAAGATCGATGGTTACAACACGCTGTTTTCAGGAAGTGGAGACATGAATTGTGGGCACGGGCTTGACATTGATAGAGTGGATTGGGAGAACGGATACGGTTTGTTCCGTTTTGATTTGACACCGGCAGGAAGTGGACATCCCGATCATCTGATACCTCATCGAACGGGTAACGTGAACCTGTACCTGAAATTTGGAACTCAGACGAACTCAGTTCTGAATTTAATTGTGTACGCAGAATTTCAGAATCAGTTGGAAATTGATCGCAATCGTCGCGTGGTCTACGATTTGTCACAAGGCTCTTAG